From a single Pseudalkalibacillus hwajinpoensis genomic region:
- a CDS encoding aminotransferase class I/II-fold pyridoxal phosphate-dependent enzyme: protein MSGKEQTYIQEAFDSNWIAPLGANVDAFEKEVATYVGASEAIAVSSGTAAIHLALSLLGVTIGDNVFCSTLTFVASANPILYQGAQPVFIDSEPDTWNMSPLALERALNDAAKEGKLPKAVIVVHLYGQSAKMDEILMLCNQYEVPVIEDAAESLGSTYKRKASGALGKFGIYSFNGNKIITTSGGGMLVSNDIHAIQQARFLATQARDQAHHYQHSQLGYNYRMSNLLAGVGRAQMEVLNDRISARRKIFDTYYNELAHFQEVDFMPELLGTSSNRWLTALTINEDAFSSTREILEVMRQHNIEARPVWKPLHLQPLYQEAKYYSHGIQEHVAEKLFRSGICLPSGSNLLEQDQLYIIDCFKKALHMKEPVREMV from the coding sequence ATGAGCGGGAAGGAACAAACGTATATTCAAGAAGCATTTGATTCTAATTGGATCGCACCACTTGGAGCAAATGTGGATGCTTTCGAAAAGGAAGTCGCTACTTATGTAGGAGCCAGTGAGGCAATTGCAGTCAGTTCAGGAACTGCAGCCATTCACCTGGCTCTTTCTTTATTAGGAGTAACGATTGGTGATAATGTATTCTGCTCGACGCTAACATTTGTAGCAAGTGCCAACCCGATTCTCTATCAAGGAGCACAGCCAGTCTTTATTGATTCAGAACCAGATACATGGAATATGTCTCCACTGGCACTGGAAAGAGCATTGAATGATGCTGCAAAGGAAGGGAAGCTTCCAAAAGCAGTTATCGTCGTTCATCTATACGGCCAGAGTGCAAAAATGGATGAGATCTTGATGTTGTGCAATCAGTATGAAGTTCCTGTCATTGAAGATGCAGCTGAATCCCTCGGATCAACCTACAAAAGAAAAGCGAGTGGAGCGCTGGGTAAATTCGGAATTTATTCATTTAACGGCAACAAAATTATTACAACTTCAGGTGGCGGAATGCTTGTTTCGAACGATATTCATGCCATTCAACAAGCTCGTTTTCTTGCAACTCAAGCACGTGATCAGGCCCATCATTATCAGCATAGTCAACTTGGGTATAACTACCGGATGAGTAATTTGCTTGCTGGAGTAGGAAGAGCTCAGATGGAAGTACTGAATGATCGTATATCAGCGAGACGAAAGATATTTGATACTTACTATAATGAACTGGCTCATTTTCAGGAAGTTGATTTCATGCCAGAGTTGTTAGGTACATCGTCCAATCGCTGGTTGACTGCGCTCACGATCAATGAAGATGCGTTCTCATCAACTAGGGAGATTCTGGAGGTTATGAGACAGCATAATATCGAAGCACGGCCAGTGTGGAAACCACTCCATCTTCAACCTTTATATCAAGAAGCAAAATATTATTCTCATGGTATTCAGGAGCATGTAGCAGAAAAGCTATTTCGCTCTGGAATCTGTCTTCCATCCGGATCTAACCTGTTAGAACAAGATCAGCTATATATTATTGACTGTTTTAAAAAGGCTCTTCATATGAAAGAACCAGTTAGGGAAATGGTATGA
- a CDS encoding helix-turn-helix domain-containing protein — MIGQNILKIRKAKGLTLSELAERAKVSKSYLSNIERNLKQNPSIQVMEKLAFVLDVELNMLLEEDGKKHHLSDQEWVDFVDELKKSGLRKEQLREYKTILEFIKWRNEYISSENSR; from the coding sequence ATGATAGGACAAAATATACTTAAAATTCGAAAAGCGAAAGGCCTTACATTGTCAGAACTTGCAGAAAGGGCAAAGGTTTCAAAATCATACCTTAGTAATATCGAAAGAAATCTAAAACAAAATCCTTCTATTCAAGTCATGGAAAAGCTGGCATTCGTCCTGGATGTAGAGCTAAATATGTTGCTTGAAGAAGATGGAAAAAAACATCATTTATCAGATCAAGAATGGGTTGATTTTGTAGATGAACTAAAGAAATCAGGATTACGTAAGGAACAGCTTCGGGAGTATAAAACGATACTGGAGTTTATTAAGTGGCGGAATGAATATATCTCAAGCGAAAATAGTAGATAA
- a CDS encoding glycosyltransferase family 32 protein has protein sequence MEGIKLIPKIIHYCWFGGGEKPSIIKKCIETWKKHLPDYEIIEWNEENFNLNINNYVIEAYELKKFAFVSDFVRVYALYHYGGIYLDTDVEIYKNFDDLLHHDSFWGFEQENYIATSTIGSMKNNQLVGEFLNLYTNKSFVKANGNFDDLTNVALVTDLLEKKGVTRSGEYQEIEDIGVFYPQKFFSPFDYINCRNFASTETYTMHHFYKSWLPKRIRLKGFLKNNIVKVIGGDNLARIRTKFIND, from the coding sequence TTGGAGGGAATAAAGTTGATACCAAAAATCATTCACTATTGTTGGTTTGGAGGTGGGGAGAAACCTTCTATTATCAAAAAATGTATCGAGACATGGAAGAAACACTTACCTGATTACGAAATTATAGAATGGAATGAAGAGAATTTCAACTTGAATATAAACAATTATGTAATTGAGGCATACGAGTTAAAAAAATTTGCTTTTGTTAGTGATTTTGTAAGAGTTTATGCTCTATATCATTATGGGGGGATCTACTTAGATACTGACGTAGAAATCTATAAGAACTTTGACGATTTATTACACCATGATTCGTTTTGGGGTTTTGAGCAGGAAAATTATATAGCAACAAGCACAATTGGAAGCATGAAAAATAATCAATTAGTGGGGGAATTTTTGAATCTATATACAAATAAGAGCTTTGTAAAAGCAAATGGAAACTTTGATGATTTAACAAACGTAGCATTAGTTACTGATTTATTAGAGAAAAAGGGAGTAACTAGAAGTGGAGAATATCAAGAAATTGAAGATATAGGAGTATTTTATCCTCAAAAATTCTTTTCACCATTTGATTATATAAACTGTCGGAATTTTGCCTCTACCGAAACATATACCATGCATCACTTCTATAAAAGTTGGCTACCAAAAAGGATAAGACTAAAAGGTTTTTTGAAAAATAACATAGTAAAAGTTATTGGAGGAGATAATTTAGCAAGGATTAGAACCAAATTCATCAACGATTAA
- a CDS encoding acyltransferase: MKILTKIVKTQLNESSRRGVFITIIMNCSYLRGISRALFNKILFNSNIKASIFFQQKGTKIEVFNKEAKVVIEKFVFMRKNVSIRIDYDGKLMIGEKTFINDNCVINCINSISIGRNTKIAPNVCINDHDHNYNDSSNGSNLIKGEVKIGNNVWIGANVVILKNTTIGDNSVIGAGSVVKGVVPPNTLFINKREPKYISHSPIKSTKSS; the protein is encoded by the coding sequence ATGAAAATATTGACTAAGATAGTTAAAACGCAATTGAATGAAAGCAGTCGTAGAGGTGTTTTCATTACTATCATAATGAATTGTTCATATTTAAGGGGTATAAGTAGAGCTTTATTCAACAAGATTCTGTTTAATAGTAATATAAAAGCTTCTATTTTTTTTCAACAGAAAGGTACTAAAATTGAAGTCTTCAATAAAGAAGCAAAAGTAGTAATAGAAAAGTTTGTATTTATGAGAAAGAATGTAAGTATTAGAATTGATTATGATGGAAAGTTAATGATTGGTGAAAAAACCTTCATAAATGACAACTGTGTAATTAATTGTATAAATTCAATATCCATAGGAAGAAATACAAAAATAGCTCCTAATGTGTGTATTAATGATCATGATCATAACTATAACGATTCAAGTAATGGTAGTAATCTCATAAAAGGTGAAGTAAAAATAGGGAATAATGTGTGGATAGGGGCAAATGTTGTGATCTTAAAAAATACTACTATCGGAGATAATTCAGTGATAGGTGCTGGTAGTGTTGTAAAAGGAGTTGTTCCACCTAACACGTTATTCATTAACAAACGTGAGCCTAAGTATATAAGTCATTCTCCAATTAAAAGCACTAAAAGTAGTTAA
- a CDS encoding glycosyltransferase — MKKNILISVYNMEIGGIERSLINMLKVFDYDKFNVDLLIFHHTGEFMNLIPSSVNTLPQIDKYSVFRKSILQCFKEGHYSLLFVRLVSKSIAYTKSKFLNLEEGSGYIQMQLATKYSSFFVPSPSKSYDIAISYAWPHDIIASKVRANKKIAWIHTDYTKLEIDNKLDYNVWNKFDHIASISEEVTKSFIKIYPGLKEKVFLVENIMSPYLINKMASESIEFPESNENTFKILSVGRLSYVKGFDLAIRALNHLQSKGYQNIKWYIVGYGGYETELKSLIQQFGLEKHFILLGKKTNPYPYIKGCDLYVQPSRYEGKAVTVTEAKILGKPILITNYPTSKSQIRDRIDGIICDLSFEGISQAIDMLIKQEHLRSNLIKRNTGQNYSNTKELDKLYSVISN, encoded by the coding sequence ATGAAGAAAAATATTTTGATCTCAGTATATAACATGGAAATTGGAGGTATTGAAAGAAGTTTAATCAACATGCTTAAAGTATTTGATTATGATAAGTTTAATGTTGATTTACTGATTTTTCATCATACTGGTGAATTTATGAATTTAATTCCGAGTAGTGTAAACACATTACCTCAAATAGATAAATATAGTGTGTTTAGGAAGTCAATTTTACAATGCTTTAAAGAAGGTCATTATTCACTATTATTTGTAAGGTTAGTAAGTAAATCTATAGCTTACACTAAATCAAAATTTTTAAACTTAGAAGAAGGTTCTGGTTACATTCAAATGCAACTTGCTACAAAATATTCTTCTTTTTTTGTTCCTTCACCATCCAAAAGTTATGACATTGCTATTAGCTACGCATGGCCACACGATATTATTGCAAGTAAAGTACGAGCCAATAAGAAAATTGCTTGGATTCATACTGATTATACTAAATTGGAAATCGATAATAAATTAGATTATAACGTTTGGAATAAGTTCGATCATATTGCCTCTATTTCTGAAGAGGTTACTAAATCATTTATTAAGATATATCCTGGATTGAAAGAGAAAGTATTTCTAGTAGAAAACATCATGTCTCCTTATTTAATAAATAAGATGGCAAGTGAGAGTATTGAATTTCCTGAAAGTAATGAAAATACATTCAAAATACTTTCCGTTGGTAGATTGTCTTATGTTAAAGGTTTTGACCTTGCCATTAGAGCACTTAATCACTTACAGAGTAAAGGGTATCAGAACATAAAATGGTATATCGTAGGATATGGTGGTTATGAGACTGAATTGAAAAGCTTAATTCAACAGTTTGGATTAGAAAAACATTTTATTCTTTTAGGAAAGAAAACAAATCCATATCCATATATAAAAGGGTGTGATTTATATGTACAACCATCAAGATACGAAGGGAAAGCCGTTACAGTTACAGAAGCGAAAATATTAGGAAAACCAATTCTGATTACAAACTATCCTACAAGCAAAAGTCAGATCCGAGATAGAATAGATGGAATTATTTGCGATTTAAGTTTTGAGGGAATTTCGCAAGCAATTGATATGTTAATAAAACAAGAACACTTGAGAAGTAATCTTATTAAAAGGAATACAGGACAAAATTATTCAAATACTAAGGAACTAGATAAACTTTATAGCGTTATAAGTAACTAA
- a CDS encoding glycosyltransferase family 2 protein translates to MSTKVSVIVPVYNAEKYIAYCIESLLNQTLKDCEFIFINDGSTDSSKIIIEEYERIDPRIVLINQQNQGVSSARNAGLRKASGEYVGFVDADDHVMPDMYAVHYQAARSSYCDIVISNFQTDSNRPESVEKYPFPINTNFKKIYIDIELTSYLLASDKCNAVWNKLYRNEVLQQNNIQFPQHISLGEDGVFNLLFMCFAESAKYIDYTGYCYREVKGSATRNIIEKDYFKPASEMYSLNYFKELSLKLGEDEVNSLKSIKLIYTVMSYVHLYFTPTKDVPFITRYKYIKQMINHKYVKEALELLPLHAIKSMGRYEKALLFMIKKELVFGLLSLVSYSRHRNQ, encoded by the coding sequence ATGAGTACAAAGGTTAGTGTTATTGTTCCTGTTTATAATGCAGAAAAATATATTGCATATTGCATAGAGTCTCTACTTAACCAAACTCTTAAAGATTGTGAGTTTATTTTTATAAACGATGGTTCAACTGATAGCAGTAAGATAATAATTGAGGAGTATGAAAGAATAGACCCTAGAATTGTATTAATAAATCAACAAAATCAAGGTGTTAGTTCTGCTAGAAATGCAGGGTTACGTAAGGCAAGTGGGGAATACGTTGGTTTTGTAGATGCTGATGATCACGTAATGCCAGATATGTACGCCGTACACTATCAAGCAGCAAGGTCTAGCTATTGCGATATTGTAATATCAAATTTTCAAACTGATTCTAATCGACCAGAATCAGTTGAGAAGTACCCTTTCCCCATCAATACCAATTTTAAAAAAATATATATTGATATTGAGCTAACTTCCTATCTTCTTGCCTCAGATAAGTGTAATGCAGTTTGGAATAAATTGTATAGAAATGAAGTATTACAACAGAATAACATTCAATTTCCGCAGCATATATCACTGGGAGAAGATGGGGTTTTTAATTTGCTGTTTATGTGTTTTGCAGAATCTGCAAAATATATTGATTACACTGGTTATTGTTATAGAGAAGTAAAAGGAAGTGCTACTAGAAATATTATTGAGAAAGATTATTTTAAACCAGCTTCGGAGATGTATTCGTTGAATTATTTTAAAGAACTTTCTTTGAAACTAGGTGAAGATGAGGTTAATAGTTTGAAATCAATAAAGTTAATATATACAGTCATGTCCTATGTACATCTATATTTTACGCCTACAAAGGATGTTCCTTTTATCACAAGATATAAATATATAAAACAAATGATTAATCATAAGTATGTAAAAGAAGCACTAGAGCTACTACCGTTACATGCTATAAAGAGCATGGGGAGATATGAAAAAGCTCTACTATTTATGATAAAAAAAGAATTGGTTTTTGGTTTACTTTCCTTAGTCTCATATAGCAGGCATAGAAATCAATAG
- a CDS encoding polysaccharide pyruvyl transferase family protein — MKILMLFHGGSLNRGCEAIVRSSVEMIKERIPNSKVFLVSDMPETDNVITKLDGIFDGRNDRIKKYSYEWFFSSIKVKVFNDESYALGKIHNNVIKHINEADVCLSIGGDNYCYGEQPGWYEINKRVRASGKKLVLWGCSIGEEDMSDRKLEDLKLYDLILARETLTYNMLVNLGLENVKLCADPAFTMESEELPLPEGFIEGNTIGLNYSPLVMKRNAKSYGALSQLITHILRSTDMTIALTPHVIAEGNNDYEVLYRFYNEFESSGRVIILPDNLTAPQYKGYISRMRFFIGARTHATIAAYSSFVPTMVLGYSVKSKGIAKDIFGEEKLVMGINDISDVNKIISSFDELVKSEEEMKTTLNRSIPSIKHMSYTSVNQLTNLFSMV, encoded by the coding sequence GTGAAAATTTTAATGCTTTTTCATGGTGGTAGTTTAAATAGAGGTTGTGAAGCGATTGTAAGATCCTCTGTAGAGATGATAAAAGAAAGAATTCCTAACTCAAAGGTATTTCTTGTCTCTGATATGCCTGAAACAGATAATGTCATCACTAAACTAGATGGTATTTTTGATGGGAGAAACGATAGAATTAAAAAATATAGTTATGAATGGTTTTTCTCTTCTATAAAAGTAAAGGTATTCAATGATGAGTCATATGCTCTTGGGAAAATACACAATAATGTTATTAAACATATTAATGAAGCAGATGTCTGTTTATCCATTGGTGGAGATAATTATTGTTATGGTGAACAACCGGGGTGGTATGAAATTAATAAGAGAGTGAGGGCATCAGGGAAAAAATTAGTATTATGGGGGTGTTCGATCGGGGAAGAGGATATGTCTGATAGGAAATTAGAAGATTTAAAGTTATATGACCTTATTCTTGCTAGAGAAACCCTCACATATAATATGCTTGTTAATTTGGGACTGGAAAATGTTAAACTCTGTGCAGATCCTGCATTTACAATGGAAAGTGAAGAACTGCCTTTACCAGAAGGTTTTATTGAAGGTAATACAATAGGGTTAAATTATAGTCCTCTGGTTATGAAAAGAAATGCTAAATCCTATGGGGCTTTAAGTCAGCTGATCACTCACATACTTCGTTCAACTGATATGACCATTGCTCTTACCCCACACGTGATAGCAGAAGGTAATAACGATTATGAAGTTCTTTATCGGTTTTATAATGAATTTGAAAGTTCTGGTAGAGTCATTATATTACCTGATAATTTAACAGCACCTCAATATAAGGGGTATATTTCAAGAATGAGGTTTTTTATAGGCGCAAGGACGCATGCCACAATAGCAGCTTATTCAAGTTTTGTGCCTACAATGGTATTAGGTTATAGTGTCAAATCAAAAGGTATTGCTAAAGACATATTTGGAGAGGAAAAATTAGTAATGGGTATTAATGATATTTCTGATGTTAATAAAATAATCAGTTCTTTTGATGAATTGGTTAAGAGTGAGGAAGAAATGAAAACTACTCTAAATCGGTCAATTCCATCTATTAAACATATGTCCTATACATCAGTTAATCAATTAACAAACCTATTTTCAATGGTCTAG
- a CDS encoding glycosyltransferase, with protein MKKNLLFVIPGLSAGGGEKSLVNLLGQIDYTKYNVDLFLFNHDGIFMEHLPDNVRILPLPEAYETFSKPLQKSIITFLMRGELKSAFNRTAYSVVNRLSSNHSISEQRSWKYLSKTIGLIGGNYDVAIGFLEKTSTYFCVDNIKANKKIGWVHIDYNKMGMNKKMDEIYFNNLQSIVTVSEECANILKKTFPEQKSKVGVIYNIVSPMFINSMANQKKENVFPEASGETVILSIGRLHYQKGFDLAIKACKVLIDKGYNVKWYIIGEGSERNSLERLIKQNNLEKHFILLGLKSNPYPYIEQADIYAQTSLFEGKAIAIDEAKILAKPILVTNFSTASDQINNEENGLIVDINAGCVANGLEKMMNNRDLVQSYSTNLKQQHLGTESEIEKLYNLINNG; from the coding sequence ATGAAAAAAAATCTATTGTTTGTAATTCCTGGTTTATCTGCTGGTGGGGGTGAAAAGAGTCTTGTGAATTTATTAGGACAGATTGACTATACAAAATATAATGTCGATTTATTCTTGTTTAACCACGATGGGATTTTCATGGAACACCTACCTGATAACGTAAGAATACTCCCTTTACCAGAAGCTTATGAGACCTTTAGTAAACCATTGCAAAAATCAATAATAACTTTCCTAATGAGAGGTGAGTTAAAGTCTGCGTTTAATCGTACAGCGTATTCGGTTGTAAACCGGTTATCCTCTAATCATTCAATTAGTGAACAAAGAAGTTGGAAATATTTATCGAAAACAATTGGGTTAATTGGGGGTAATTATGACGTAGCAATAGGTTTCTTGGAAAAGACTTCTACTTACTTTTGTGTAGATAACATTAAAGCAAACAAGAAGATTGGATGGGTCCATATTGATTATAATAAAATGGGTATGAATAAGAAGATGGATGAGATATATTTCAATAATCTCCAATCTATAGTCACTGTTTCTGAAGAGTGTGCAAATATATTAAAAAAAACATTTCCTGAACAAAAGAGTAAAGTAGGCGTAATCTATAACATTGTATCTCCTATGTTTATTAATAGTATGGCTAATCAAAAAAAAGAAAATGTTTTCCCAGAAGCGAGTGGTGAAACCGTCATCTTATCAATAGGTAGACTTCATTATCAAAAGGGCTTCGATCTAGCTATTAAAGCATGCAAGGTGCTTATCGATAAGGGATACAATGTTAAGTGGTACATTATAGGTGAAGGTTCTGAAAGGAATTCATTAGAGCGACTAATAAAACAAAACAATTTAGAGAAACACTTTATTCTATTAGGCCTTAAATCCAACCCTTATCCGTACATTGAGCAAGCAGACATATATGCTCAAACTTCTTTATTCGAAGGTAAAGCTATTGCAATTGATGAAGCCAAAATTCTCGCCAAACCAATCCTGGTAACTAACTTTAGTACAGCAAGCGATCAAATTAATAACGAAGAAAATGGATTAATTGTTGATATTAATGCAGGTTGTGTAGCAAACGGATTAGAAAAAATGATGAATAATAGAGACCTTGTTCAATCATACTCTACAAACTTAAAACAACAGCACCTTGGTACAGAGAGTGAAATAGAAAAGTTATATAATCTGATTAATAATGGGTGA